The Pseudomonas allokribbensis genome has a window encoding:
- a CDS encoding MerR family transcriptional regulator: MLEPSHNDELPVIPGKRYFTIGEVSELCAVKPHVLRYWEQEFPQLNPVKRRGNRRYYQRQDVLMIRQIRALLYDQGFTIGGARLRLSGDEAKDDTTQYKQMIRQMIAELEDVLVVLKK; encoded by the coding sequence ATGCTGGAACCAAGTCATAACGACGAACTACCCGTCATCCCGGGCAAACGCTACTTCACCATCGGTGAAGTCAGCGAGCTGTGTGCGGTAAAACCACACGTGCTGCGCTACTGGGAGCAGGAGTTTCCTCAGCTCAACCCCGTCAAACGCCGCGGAAACCGCCGGTATTATCAGCGCCAGGATGTGCTGATGATCCGGCAAATCCGCGCGCTCCTTTACGATCAAGGATTCACCATCGGCGGCGCACGTTTGCGACTGTCCGGTGATGAGGCCAAAGACGACACAACCCAATACAAGCAAATGATCCGCCAGATGATCGCCGAGCTCGAAGATGTTCTGGTGGTTCTCAAGAAATAA
- the ihfA gene encoding integration host factor subunit alpha: MGALTKAEMAERLYEELGLNKREAKELVELFFEEIRHALEDNEQVKLSGFGNFDLRDKRQRPGRNPKTGEEIPITARRVVTFRPGQKLKARVEAYAGTKS, from the coding sequence ATGGGGGCTTTGACGAAAGCTGAGATGGCGGAACGTCTGTATGAAGAGCTGGGCCTGAACAAGCGGGAAGCCAAGGAATTGGTAGAACTGTTTTTCGAGGAAATCAGGCACGCTCTTGAAGACAACGAGCAGGTCAAATTGTCGGGTTTCGGCAATTTCGACCTTCGGGACAAACGCCAGCGGCCTGGCCGCAACCCGAAAACGGGGGAAGAAATCCCGATCACGGCTCGCCGTGTGGTCACCTTTCGTCCAGGGCAGAAGTTGAAAGCCCGAGTTGAGGCTTATGCTGGAACCAAGTCATAA
- a CDS encoding tyrosine-type recombinase/integrase — protein MVPRPRNKANKNLPQNLYFDSRRSSYRYRRPTDGKWFQFGTDRIKAIDAAKQLNLEFMRGADLIGAVMGSTSESLAGFLDTYERDVLPPRELAKGTLGLYAVHFRRFRKQFEGKAVDQITIRMIAEMLDALTPRTANQCRALLIDIFNHAAAKGLCPDNPAASTINRIEKKQRKRHNIEGLKAIREKSPFWLQNAIDLALITAQRRTDILNMRFDGVREGFLYVVQQKTAKASDAAWIRFKVTEELQAVISRCRDDIVSPYLVHRRPDRKKQKQAQTKDHWTQVEERYLTRAFKEAREAAGCYKGWKEEEMPGFHEVRALSLHLYQKAGKDGQKIAGHASETMTKNYQKDHAEIVWSEAIPDLNISEITG, from the coding sequence ATGGTCCCACGGCCGCGCAACAAGGCGAACAAGAACCTTCCGCAGAACCTGTACTTCGACTCGCGGCGTTCGAGCTATCGCTACCGGCGGCCAACCGACGGTAAGTGGTTTCAGTTCGGCACCGACCGAATCAAAGCGATCGATGCCGCGAAGCAGTTGAACCTGGAGTTCATGCGCGGCGCCGACCTGATCGGCGCAGTAATGGGCAGCACATCCGAATCGTTAGCCGGTTTCCTGGACACATACGAGCGCGACGTGCTCCCGCCGCGCGAACTGGCCAAGGGAACGCTCGGGCTTTACGCCGTCCACTTCCGCCGTTTCCGAAAGCAGTTCGAAGGCAAAGCGGTCGACCAGATCACGATCCGCATGATCGCGGAAATGCTGGACGCTCTCACTCCGCGCACTGCCAACCAATGCCGGGCCCTGCTGATCGACATCTTCAACCATGCAGCGGCAAAAGGCTTGTGCCCCGACAACCCAGCGGCCAGCACCATCAACCGCATTGAGAAGAAGCAGCGCAAGCGGCACAACATCGAAGGCCTGAAAGCCATCCGGGAGAAGTCGCCGTTCTGGCTGCAGAACGCGATCGATCTGGCGTTGATCACCGCGCAGCGGCGCACCGACATTCTCAATATGCGATTCGACGGGGTTCGGGAAGGGTTTCTGTATGTGGTGCAGCAGAAGACGGCCAAGGCCAGTGACGCAGCGTGGATTCGGTTCAAAGTGACCGAAGAACTCCAGGCCGTGATCAGCCGGTGCCGGGATGACATCGTCTCTCCATACCTGGTCCACCGCCGCCCCGATCGCAAGAAACAGAAACAGGCACAGACTAAGGATCACTGGACGCAGGTTGAAGAACGGTATTTGACGCGAGCCTTCAAGGAGGCCCGGGAAGCGGCGGGTTGTTACAAGGGATGGAAAGAAGAGGAAATGCCGGGCTTCCACGAAGTGCGAGCGCTTTCGCTGCACCTGTACCAGAAAGCCGGGAAAGACGGTCAAAAGATCGCAGGCCACGCCAGCGAAACCATGACCAAAAACTACCAAAAGGACCACGCTGAAATCGTCTGGTCAGAGGCGATTCCAGACCTCAATATCAGCGAAATCACCGGGTAG